CTGCCTGGTGGCGTTATCCTGCCACTGTCTAGGGTTCCTTGCTCCGGTAgtctccaaggaagatgaaggtAATCGATTTCTAGAATCAAAATTTCGCGATTCTTTTGTTGTTTAGCATTCCTGTTTGGTTCCAGATTGATCTGTCGATTGCGTATTAGATATACTTTTTTTCCCTCCTTTTTTTGGACGGTTGAAGCTCCAAGTATTGAATCTGGTCGATCGAGTTGCAGTTTTGATGAAAAATCTATATACAATATATATTTTATGAAGGAACGCCCCCTTTCTAAAGCCTCTAAGGCAAGGTGTAATTAAGTATAATACAGTGCTGTAGTTTACTTATATACTTGTGCCATAAGCGAAGAATGCAGAAGTGAGATTGGTGTGGATGTTGGGAAATTTCAATTCAGCTGATTCACAAAGCATGGTAATTTTGTGGCATGTGAGTTTTGTTATTGTTCAAGGCCAGTGCTCATGTGGTGCGGATTCCTCCGAGATACTGAAGGAAAACCAGATTGTGTTAGTTTCTCTGCAATAGTCTCGCTGGTTGGTTTGTAACTAGCAAAAGGTAGAGAGGGGATAAGATAGGCCCTGCTAAGGCacactctgatgctcaagttagtatGACTCCAAGAatggagagagctgtggaagggCCTACCTGTCTGCTTGCTATTGTTGGCACTCATACGGACCCTATGGGTGGGTCTCACTTAATGGGAGTGCAAAGGCAGTGTCTTTCCGCAGGCAAGAGTGTGATGATACTATGCCTACCTGGTTGGAGCACTGTGGTGGTGTGTCTCCTTGAGCAAGTCTAATGGTTGCTCATAGATAATACCTTGTAGATAGATAGATAACTGAATCTTATGGAGTGTCAAAGCCCTTGTGTTTCCTCCTGTGCAGGtgttcaatctcaaatccacctAGGAAAAAATGGAGGAAGCTGACTGATAGAGCTGCTGTGGACATTAAATCCCAACTACTTATAAGGCCCATGTCCCTCCCGGAGTGGGACTTCATACTATGTCTGTCATGTGGCCGACCCAGGTGCTGATAGAATGAACATTGGCTACTAAGCTCTCCCATTACACTGAATGCGAGATGGAGCGCTGATGCATTTCCTTATTGAAGTCCTGATAAGGAGTTACTTTGAAATTTGAGGACAACTGAGTCATTTTATCGCTGATGGACAAATTAGATTCTAGCCCTTCCATGGGCCTGGGGCATGATCCTTGtcagtttccttcatttgtttttAGTTGGCACAGGTATCCAACTCTTTAAACCAACTAATTCTGGGTGACCGGCCTAGCCCCACAGAAGTTTTCCACCAATCACTAAGGTAAATAAGGAAGTGCTCATGAAAGTCCATCCAGATGACCAACGTTCTTAGGCCCGCTTCTCACTAGAAGAAAAATACCCTGCAGTGCGCAACAATTGAAATTCGAACCTTAGATCCCTTGGTTATCCGTTGAAAGGCCTAACCATTGTACCATTGTCCCGGGGCAAAAACTGAGTTCTATAGTTATCTTCACTTGTGACCTTCCTTTTGGTGGACTAAATGACGTTATTATGCTGTAGCATCTATATGAAGGATCGTTGGTCATCCTGAAATAGaataaaaatttgtttttctACTTAGTTAATTCTTTGTTCCGTGTTTCTTAAAATAGCTTGTTTAAACATGAACTACTTATTGGTTTGGAGTGTAAGACTTCAGTTGGGTGTCATGATGATTAGAATTTCTGATGTTCAAAATAATAAGATAACTATACTTATCCATTGATTTGTTTGCACAGGGGAAGGCCATATCTGGTGAATTTTTGACACAAGGTATTCTTAGTTTTTCAAcgccatttttttttcttccatgtCAAACTCTTGGATGTTGTTGCCATTTTTGCCCCATAGAACACCATGTTAAAGGGTCAGAGATCTTTATTGGTGGCTTGTCTCGTTCTGTAACAGAAAGCGATATACATGAGGTAAACTAGTCTTTGCAATATTAGctgttattttttatatttttgaacaAATATGACTTGCATGCTCAATATGGATGACAGATCATGTACACCAAAAATGTAGAACATCTAATCAAGTAACAATAATCATTCCTGTAATGAAGTAGAACTTTACCAACTCTGGGAGTGAACCTCAGCCAAATAAGCTCTTGCATCATAGACTTTCTTTATGTCTAGTTCTTTCAGTGCAGGAGATGGTTGCTAGATGTTAAACATATTTTTTATAGTTATTTAAAAGGTTTAAGTAAAAAATGGTTGGGTTTTACCTGTTCTCAGAAAGCAACCATTGGTTATCTTATCATTacgagtataatttttttttctttattgttCTGCTACTTCATGTGACTTTGCGGGCTTTTCTTTGTTTCCATGGTGAATTTGGTTAGCAGTTTTAAGAGGAACTAGAAAGATCTTTGAGGTTCTAGCTAAGTTACTCTATTTAATACTTTGTATTGTGCTCTTTTAATATGTTTTATAAAGTGAAATTTTACTCACAACTATCTTCTTTAGTGAGCATAATCAAACTGTATTAGAAAAAGTATggtctaattaatattttatgttcaTCTTCATGTGCTTTTGATTTACTTTCAAGTATTTCATAAAAATTTACACCCAATGAAATCTTACCTTTTTTCTGATTTGATGGTTGTTAGTATCTCTTTTAAATGcattattgaaaattaattctcTCCTTGAAGAGATCTTGTCTATACATCTTATAGTGGCATTACTGGTTTCTGGTTTCTGATGCAGCTCTTTTCCCCTTATGGAATGATAATTGAGTTAAGGATGATGAAGGATCAAGATGGTAACTCAAAGGTCATGACTTCTTTTGAatgattttcttttatatttgcATTGGGGAAGCTTTCTTTCACAAAGACTGAATCAATTCAAAATTTTGCTTCTTGGATAGCATTCTATTGATAAACATGTTTTCCTACTCAGGGTTTTTGTTTTGTTCGATTTGGTCAAAAGGAATCAGCTTCCAGAGCCATTAGGGAGAAGGATGGTTTTGTGGTAAATTTTAGCATGTATATGGTTTATATGCATGATGCACTTCTTTATGCTATCTAATGATCCTGATAGAATCCGGCTTGTCCTTATATTTCTTTATTACATTGCAACCTGTAGGCCATTTTGCAGTTACTCTTGTTTTGCTCAAGAACTTATCCTCAATCTGTTTTTTCTAAATATTCACCTCGATCTAGCTTTTTGTGCATACAGTTAATACATCATATTATGGTCAATCTTATCCCCCTTAGGCAAGATTTCAAAAAGCCTATGCAAGATATGTGCAGTCAAGCAAATATATAGTGCACATGTGCACACACAAGGCgtctatatttaaaaatatttcaaactaTTTGTATTAATAGTACATGACAATATGTGCAATAGAATATTTATACATACTCCAATATAAAATTTTAGTTCCAACACATAATATTTCAAATAATTCAATCGAGCTAATATATGTTAACTAGAATTCTCCATCTATCACATTACCTATCAAATTAATCAACCTAGCGATTGATATAtgacaattttttttatatttactacATAACTTATAATAAAAAAAGTATAATAATAGTAGTAGTAATGATTAGAAAATGTTTAACACTTACAATAACAAGCACTTATCTCATCAAACAATAAATTTTTTGTACACAAGCTTCTTAAATATTGATCCTCTATAAGAGTTATCTAACCAAATATGGCATTGTACTTCTCATCATATTTATTCCACACCCTTCttcataatttttattatattaaggGCTACAAGCCTGTTTAATTAAACCACCTTTTGTTTGATTATATTTAGCTTTATTCATGCTCACCTAAGGACTTAACTATATATGCAACTCGCATAATAGCTCGCCTAGACCGCATGTTAGTGCATCTATACCTCATATTTTTGACCATCCAGTTCACAATTCAACATGTTTTGTCCCCATATTTGGATGTGCAATACCTTCTTTTCACTGCTTACACGTGGGGCCATAGTCCTAGGCTCTTCCTTACTGAAAAAGGCTCTTAATGTCTGGATGCTGGACATTAGAGTTGTTCAATGTCATTTTCATGCAGTGACAACAAATTATGTTTGGTATAAGTGCTTCCTTGTGCACTGATGCAACTTGGAAGAACATGACCGCCAAATGTAGAGTGTTAGTACATGACCAATCAACAAGAtttgaaagcagaacatcatatgCTAGTTGATGATCCATTGTAATTCAGCATGCAATAATAGGTTCTTATCCTATTCATTTTCTTTGTTAACCACTAGCTGCCTTCCCTTGATTTCTTGAATGTATACATCACATTTTCATTTATTTGATGGAAATAATCACTATCCTCATAGTAACTGGTTATTCTTGCTTCCTGGCAAGCTTGCATTTCAAGTGAGGCTGATAGCTATAgtgtctctctctctctatatatatatttggcAGCATTGGTTCAACAATTTTGGTATAACTTCTTTGAACATCTGCTATTAGATTGATGTAGCTGTTGGTTCTTTTAcaatatcattttttttcttttcctgttTCAGCTCCATGGGAAGAGTATGGGTGTTGATTTTTCTTCAGATCAAGATTCACTGTTCTTTGGGAATCTCCGTAAAGGTACAATACATCTTGATGTTTTGACATATATTTCCAATTACATCAAGCATCTATGGTAACATGTGACTCTGATGCCTTAAATGTTAAATTATTAATGTTCATGCATCTTTGAGAATATATAATGAAGAATCACCCTCTGTTGATACTATCCTGTTTTCTACATTGGAGGGAACAAATAAGACATGGTGTTGCCCACACTTTGTGATGacattttcattcttttctctagttttctttttctttgaaatGGGAAAAACAAGGTGTGAACAAATGGTTCAAGTCATAAACATCCAAAATTTATCCACTTATTAGTTTATTGAGCTTGTTTTGAGCAATCAATCAGATTGGTAAGGATCATCTGTTACCATTTATAGTTCTCTCAATGCTTGTATCTCTGACTGAATGCAAATGAAGGAGATCACTGCCTTCTGATttcttttttcttccttgtttttgTGCCCCTCCAAATTTCTTTTGTGCTAGTATTTCTTTCTGGCATGGCATTGTGCTTTGCTGGATATAATGAACATAGTACATTCTTTGTGACTTGACTTACCACATGATTTAATGTTATCTTAAGGCCATAGTTGTAAATAGTGAACCTTATGAGTTCTGGTTTGCAGGTTGAATCAGTTGTTCGAGCTGCATGCCAACTCAAATATTAACCTGATCCAGTCTGTTGGTTAGACTGACATAGGTCAATagtagggatggcaattttccccACGGGTTTGGAGCCCCGCGGGAAAAatccgaaatggggatggggatccctgatttttcggggatggggcgggtttggggcgggtatgggaatactatccccatccccgaacccgccccgaatactTGTGATGATGGGAGATGCAATGATGTAATTTTGCCAATTCTTGTCAACATACTTTCTTCAAACTTGTGTGTTCATGAAAAAGAACTATAGTTATACAATATCCCTCTTGAAGGAGGCCATAGTGAAGGTCAGATGGAGTATATATTGTTAACTAGGACAAAATTACTTTGGACCT
This DNA window, taken from Zingiber officinale cultivar Zhangliang unplaced genomic scaffold, Zo_v1.1 ctg74, whole genome shotgun sequence, encodes the following:
- the LOC122037746 gene encoding heterogeneous nuclear ribonucleoprotein Q-like, which translates into the protein MKGKAISGEFLTQEHHVKGSEIFIGGLSRSVTESDIHELFSPYGMIIELRMMKDQDGNSKGFCFVRFGQKESASRAIREKDGFVLHGKSMGVDFSSDQDSLFFGNLRKDWSLEEFEKLVHQAFKDVISVNLPMPPIAGDSMAGKRRLNRGFAFVHFSSHAVRC